In one window of Sulfuricaulis sp. DNA:
- a CDS encoding IS3 family transposase, giving the protein MKHYIRFYNHQRLHSGIDYHTPVEYERLCR; this is encoded by the coding sequence ATCAAGCACTACATCCGTTTCTACAACCACCAGCGGCTGCATTCCGGCATTGACTACCACACGCCGGTGGAATATGAGAGATTGTGCCGATGA